ATTTTTAGCTTGGTAAAGCAAATGCCTTCCTGAACCAAAGCCAATTTCAATGTAAATTCTCCCCTCAAGTCTTGCCAATACTTCCTCAAAATCATTAGCAATCAAAGGAGTTTTTTCAGCCAAAGCATTGTTTTTTATACCAAAAGCCTCGCTGATAATATCCTCGCAAAAATATTGCTTAAAAACATATAAAGCCTTATGTAAATAGGCTATTTTAGAAGGCTTAGTGTGTTTATCTACCTTAACTACAAATTCATTTTCTCCTTTTTTAACCTGTAAAAAAAAGCTTTCTTCCTCGACCTTTGTGTAGATTAAATTCACATTATCATTATATGCCATCCAAACAAATTCTACCCCATCTTTTTCAAAGGGTAGAATGATTTCTTTAAGTGTTCTAGCTTTAAAATTTGGCACTATTGCCCCGCCTTAACTCTCTTTGAAGGCTCTGAACGAAGGCCAACAGAATCAATCGCTATCACTTCATAACTATACTCTACACCCGGTAAAGCTTTGATATCTTTTAATCTTTTCTCTTTTATACCTTTAAAAATAGCATTTTGCCCACCGCCATAGCGTCTAACTTCGTATTCAACTGCTCTTGAGTCATTATCTACCCATTCTAATTCAATACCATCACTTGTACTTTGAGCCAAAATCACACTAGGAGAAGATGGGCTCCCTAAAGTTTTGCCCTCTACTCCATTTTTAGGCATAGAACTTTCAAGCCCATCTATATCTACCATAGTTACCTTATAGTATCTACTCTTTGCAGCACCTTCAACTATATCCTCATAAGAATTTTGCTCGGTTTTCGCCAAAAGAGTATAAGGAAGTAAACTTGAACTCGTAGAATAAACTTTATAATACGAAAAATCTTTATATTTAGGAGCATCCCATGTTAAAACTATTTTATTGGCTCCATCTAAACTCGCATTTAAATGTTCAACTTGAGGTGGCAAAGCCTTGCTTGTAGAATTTAAAACAGAACTTGGCTCACTTTGCACTCCATCAAACCCAACCGCTATAATTCTATAATTAAAACTCTCCTCTGGCTTTAAATCCTCATCTATAAATTCAGCATTTAAACGATTTTTTACCTCAGCAATTTTTTTAAATTCTTGTCCATCTGCCTTAGCTCTTTCTATGATATAAGAAGCTACTCTTGGATCTGAATGCGGACGCCAAATCAATTTAATTCGGCTTGGTAAATTGGTAATAGCTTGTGCAAAAGCAATAGCCTCTAATCTTGGCATAGTTTTTACTTCAACCACCTTTCCATCTTCTGAAATATGTCCTTGATTATTAAAACTTCTCATCATATAGTAATATTTCGTATTTGGCTCAAGCTTAGCATCTACATAATGGGTTTGAAATTTATCCTTAATCGTTCCTACAAGTTTAAATTCAGGATTTGCATCATTTGAACGATATAAATAAAATCCTTTGATATTATCATCATATAAAGGATCCCATTCAAACGCTATATTACTAATATCACTAAGGCTTTTAAGATTGTCAATCTTTGGCAAGCTTTCATTGACTAAAAGTTCTTTCTTTGAACCTATATTGGAAAGTTGCGAAACACTGCAAGCACTAAATAAAAGAGTCAAAGCACCCAAGCAAAGACTCAAGTGAAATTTTTTCATTAAGCTCTCCTAAAATAAATTTTTTTTCTAAAATTTGTTTAAAATCGTCCATTAATGGAGCTTGAATAAATATTTTTTCTCCATTTCTAGGATGAATAAAATACAAAAAATACGCATGCAGCATAATCCTACACTCGTATTTTCCCCTATAGCCATATAGTTCATCTCCTAAAATATGACGATTTATACTAGCTAAATGTGCTCTGATTTGATGCGTTCTACCTGTAAAAAGCTTAGCTGCAATAAGGCTCACATCCTCGCTTTTTGCCAAGTTAGCAAAAGCACTTTTAGCCTCCTTAGAACCCTTAACAAAGCTATTTGTAACTATTTTTTTAATAGCATTAGCACTTGATCGAATCAAAGCTTTATCTATGATAATTTTATCCTCTTTTAGTGGCAAATCAATTAACGCAAGATAAATTCTTCCCATAGTTTTATCGCTAAGCTGCTCGCTAAGCTTTTGGTGGGTAAAATTATTTTTCGCTATCAATATAGCTCCGCTTGTTTCTTTATCAAGCCTATGAACAAGCCCTGCACGCACTTCTCCACCCAAAGTAGAAAGGGTGTATTGTTTTTCTATAAGCCAATCCACCAAAGTCGCACTTTTAACACTCTTTGCACCATGAACTACCAAATTTGAGGGTTTGTTTAAAACCAACAAATCCTCATCTTCGTATAAAATTTCTATATCAAAATCTATATCAAATTTAGGTTTAACTTCCTCTACAAGCGGTAAATTTAAAACAAGTCTATCTCCGACTTTTAGCTTAAATGAATTTTTATTTTGAATTTTATCATTAACCCAAACGCAGTTTTTTTCTATCATCAAGGCTATTTGATTGCGACTTTGCTGAAGATTTTTAGCTAAAAAAGTATCGAGCCTTGAAGATTCATCAACCAAAAAAGTTTGCATTTTTTCCTTATAATTTTATATAATTTAGAGTTTTATTTTATAATTATATTTTAATACTACAAATTGAAGGCAAATTTTGTTTATACCCGATAGAAGAATTTTAACACATTTTGATTATATGCAACCTATTTTATTTATACCTATTATTTTGATTTCATTTTTTTTGATATTTGAGGCCAATGCTTTTTTAGCTGAAAAACAATTTGTCTATGCCTGTGTAGGAATTGCTGCATTTAGCGTGTTCTTTTTGTTGCCTATCCGCAAACTGATGTGGCTTATACCTATAGCTTATTGGGTAAATATTCTTTTACTTTTAAGCACAGATCTTTTTGGTGTTGAAAAGCTAGGCGCTAAAAGATGGCTTGAAATTCCTTTTACTCATTTTACCATTCAACCTTCTGAAATTTTTAAACCTAGTTTTATTTTAATGCTTGCTTATTTGATCTATCAAGATCCACCGCCTAAAAATGGCTATAAATTAAAACAATTTCTAAAACTTAGTTTTTTTATCATTTTGCCTTTTTTACTGATCGCTCAAGAGCCTGATTTAGGAAGTGCTATGGTGCTTTTAATCGTAGGCTTTGGCGTGCTTTTTATCATGGGTGTGCATTATAAAATTTGGCTTAGTATCATCATCGCCATCGGTATAAGCTCTCCTATTATTTATACACATTTTTTAAAACCCTATCAAAAACAAAGAATTCATGATTTTATCTCAGAAAAACCGAGTTATCAAGTCGCACAATCCATGATAGCTATAGGCAATGGAGGCCTTATAGGAAAATCTCAAGATGAAGCTACGCAAACACATTTTAATTTTTTGCCTATCTCCACAAGTGATTTTATCTTTGCGTATCTTATAGAGAGGTTTGGTTTTTTGGGGGGATTTGTATTGATTTTGCTCTATACTCTACTCATTTTTCATTTGCTAAGCTTAAATCAAAAGCTTAAGGAAGATTATTTTGCTAGGGTTGCTATAAACTGCGTAGCATTGTTTATTTTTATTTATGCTGCGGTAAACATTTCGATGACTATAGGATTTGCGCCTGTTGTTGGTATCCCGCTGCCTTTTTTTAGCTATGGAGGAAGTTCTTTTACGATTTTTATGATTTTCTTTGGAATTTTACAGCATTTGATTACTTTTAGATATTTTTGGATAGATAGTAAAAATAAAATAAAATAATTTTAAGCAAAAATAAGATATAATTTTATCTTTAAAAATTAAGGCGGATTTATAGCTCAGTTGGTTAGAGCAACCGGCTCATAACCGGTTGGTCGCAGGTTCGAGTCCTGCTAAATCCACCATTATATTAATTACACTTATACAATCTAAAAAACTTATATTTTTTTACCTGCTTAATAAATCAAAACTAGATTAAAAATTTTTAGTGTATTTTAACTGCATTATATTAAATTAAATAACACATTGCAACAATTAAAACTTCGATACAAAAACTTATAAAGCGAAGATGCTTATCTGTAAAACTTAAGCAAAATTCCAATGGAAATTTACAGGCTATGAAAACTGCTTAAAAAAACAAAATCAGTTAATTGCGAATCAAAGCAATATGTCAGCCACAAAATAATAAAGATATTTTAAAACAAGTAAAAATAAAAAACTTTTTCAAAAAGATAAAAAATAATAATCTTTATCAATCAAGTCCTAATATTTTTAAATAGAAATAAAATAATGTTAAAATATTTTGTTTCTATATTAAATCAAGGAGAAAAACAATGAAACATTTTATTTTTAGCGGATTAATTGGTTTAGGTGCTTTGGCTTTTTTAGCAGGTTGTAGCGATGAGGCAAAAACAAGCGATTATTATAAAGCGCACTTAGATGAGGCAAAAGCTAGAGTTGCAGAATGTAAAAAAATGGAGAAAATGAATGAAACTCAACAAAGGGATTGTTCTAATGCAAAATGGGCAGTTGAAACAGAAGATACAGGTTATATTGAAAAAACTTGGGGTAAATCAAACCCAGACGCTCTTAAATGGAAATAAACTAGCGATTATTTTTTTAATTTTTCTTGCTCCAAATTTAGCTTTTGGAGCTGAAAATGCGGAAGGCGTTTTAAATATAATACGAAATGGACTCTTATCTTGGACGCCTCTTATTAAAACCGCTTGTTTGTAGATATTTTGAATTTTTGTTTTAGTCTCTTTTTAAATTTCTTTATGGTAAAATAGAATTGCAAATACAACAAGACTTAGAAAGGTTTTAGTCTCTTTTTAAATTTCTTTATGGTAAAATTCATCTGACATTGAATATTGACTTTTAATTGTTTTAGTCTCTTTTTAAATTTCTTTATGGTAAAATGAAAATGCCTTGCTTGAAGATGGCGACGCGTTTTAGTCTCTTTTTAAATTTCTTTATGGTAAAATTTTAAAATTTTGCACAAACCCTGCAGGATAGTTTTAGTCTCTTTTTAAATTTCTTTATGGTAAAATATCAAGATTTTTAATTATTGTGCTTGTGCTGTTTTAGTCTCTTTTTAAATTTCTTTATGGTAAAATTTTTGTGAATTTGTTAATGGTGAATATAATGTTTTAGTCTCTTTTTAAATTTCTTTATGGTAAAATTGTAATTATATCATTTAAACTTGCCACAGAGTTTTAGTCTCTTTTTAAATTTCTTTATGGTAAAATCAACGCCACTCTTATTGAAAAAACACTTACGTTTTAGTCTCTTTTTAAATTTCTTTATGGTAAAATGAATTAGAAATTAATATAAAAGAAGGCGAAGTTTTAGTCTCTTTTTAAATTTCTTTATGGTAAAATTGTCATTTTTTGTAAGAATTGCTGCGCAAAGTTTTAGTCTCTTTTTAAATTTCTTTATGGTAAAATTATAGGCTTGCAAGCCGAATTTAAAATCATGTTTTAGTCTCTTTTTAAATTTCTTTATGGTAAAATAGCTCTGGATATGACATCCTTAAAGTCTTTGTTTTAGTCTCTTTTTAAATTTCTTTATGGTAAAATAGGTTTATCTACATCAACTCTTAATTCACTGTTTTAGTCTCTTTTTAAATTTCTTTATGGTAAAATAATATTTTAGTAGGGCAATATTCTTGCAAAGTTTTAGTCTCTTTTTAAATTTCTTTATGGTAAAATAGACTTTGAACAAATAAAGAAAAATAGAGCTTTTTGTATACAAAAATGTATAAAAATATGCTATCATTTTAAAAGAGAAATTTAAAAAGAGACTAAAATAAGTGGTTTTCGGTTAGCCACGCAGGGTTACAATCCCTTTAAAACCGTTAAAATTCAAACAAACTAGCTTGTCTAATTTTATTAGACTTAGTTTTGTTTTCTTTGTATATCTTGTCATTGCTGTATTTAAAATCTTGTGTTTTTTCATCATACTCAAAAAGAACTAAATTTTTATCATCATTCATTTTTTCATTAAAAGTAACTCCACCTAAAAGTATTTGCATATTGTCAAATTGTTTTTCGGTTATGGTTAATACTCTTATATTGCCACAAGGGGGTAAAATTCTTTCTACGGATTTGATTGCTGTTTTAGCCGAAGTCATTCCTTTACAAATTTTAACATATACGCTAAATTGCATCATAAAAAAGCCAAGTTTTACAAGCGAAACTCTAAATTTATTTGCACTTTTTTGCTCTTTCTTACTTTTAGTGGGTATATCAAACATCAATAATACTCTCATAAATTTATCTTCTATCATATAAATTTACCATCATAAGTTCATCATTTTCCAATAAAGCATTTTTAAAATTTTGAATATAAAAATTTATAGCCCTATTCAAAGGATAAGCTTTATTTTCAATAATGATTTCTTCTTGCAAAATACCAATTAATCTTTGCTTTGCTTCCTTATCTAAAAATTCACTCTCTTTTATATCTTTTAAATCAAATACGCACAAGTCAACCAAAGGCCTAAATACTTCTATCAAATCATCACAAAGATTAAAATCATTATAGATATTATCGTGCTTTATACCTTGCCAAGGTAAAAGTCCACTTATGCAAACCGCTCTAACTATAAGTGATCTTATGACAGCATAGCCGTAATTTAGAGCAGAATTTACAAAACATATCTCATTTCTTGTAAAATTGCTACCAAACAAAGTTTTAAAATACAAAGCAGCTGCAGTCGCTTCTAAATTTTTAGCATCATTTAAGCTTACATTTTTAGCCAAAGCTAGAAGCTCTTTAGCTTCTTTGATATGATGGGTAATTTTTAAAATATGGGCTTGATTTGAAATTTTGTTTTTAATGATTTTTTGCCACAAAATCGCTTTTCTTTGTAGTGTTACTTTAATTTGCTTTTTAGCTACTTTTGCACTGATAAAATGACCTAAAAATGGAGAAAAAATTCCATTGATATGATGAGATTCATCGCAAGTTAAAAGTATGATTTTATACTTGGCTAGAGCGCTAAGCAAGCTTGAAGTGATACTTGCTTGCAAAGATTCTAGTATGATAAAATTGATATCTTTGAGAAAAAACTTGGCTTCTTTATCGTCTTGTTTTATCACAAGATGATTAAACTCAAGGCTTAGTTTTGCTTGATTGGATATCAATATACTTTTAAAAGCTTCATCATAGGCCATGTTTTTTGCTCGTCTTTAAGGCGATATCTTCCCTTGGTTTAAAATCAGCCTTGATTTTTTCTCCAAGCGGGGTTATAATGTATTTTTCAAAAATTCTCAATCCCTGAATTCCTATTTTTTTAGCCTTTACATTTCCTTCTTCTGCATTTGTAAACAATAGCTTTTGATTGTCTGTTAAGTTTTCAAATTTATTATCATGTTTTTCAACACAAATACTTGAGTTACTGATATCAAAACCATTATAATAAGCAAATTCGGGTTCTTGCATATCTTTTTTTTGTATCAAAACCAAATCATCTTTATGCAAAGAAAAACAAAACTCATAGCTTTCATCTATTTCTTGCCATTGCTTTGGATTGCCCTTTTTATCTTTACCTATAATTACTATTTTATTTGGTAAAACTCCTAAAGCAAAATCCATAGTATAAATAGGTATGGCATAAAATTTATTTTGTTTTTTAAAAATATCAATCCTTACCATGGTGTCATTTTCTACATATTTTGTACCTATTTTTCTTATTTTTCCACAATTTAGTGCTATTTCTACACCTTCTTGTGAGTTGTATTTTTTAATCATTTCATCTTTAGAGTAAAATGTTTCCTTATGCAAAGCTCCTCTTGCTCTTTTTCTAGGAGGTTTTGAAACAAAAAGTTTGTTTATTTGATTTAAAATTTGCTCTCTAAACCCCTCAAAAGGCTCAAAGAACTTAGCTTGATGTTTATAACTATCATTTGTAAGTTCTTTAGCATAAAGTTTTGCTTTTAAAAGCTCTTGTTCTTTTTTAAAATCCGAAAAAGCTTTTATAATGGCATTTGTGCTATAAGCGACTATTGTGGCATCAAGTGCGTGATGAAGATGGTTGTTTCTATCTTTTTGAGCAAATCCCCAAGTATGCCTTAAAACTGATGTAAGCATTCCATTGATTGTTTGCACATGTATTTTACTTCCTTTTTCTCCACTTTTTAGATTTATATCTTCTTTTTCATCTAAAGGTAAAAAATCTAAATATTCTTTTGTGTATTTAACAATAAGAGTTGAAATATATCTTGTATCATTTAAATTCCTGCTGATAAAATCTTGCTGTTGCTTACCTTTAAAAGCTTCGTCTAAAATTTTATTTTTCTTTTTGTAGGGAAGATTTTGAGCCAAAGCTTGAATTTTACTCCATCTTTCTTCATTTGCTCCAAAGGCTTCAAAAGGTGTTTTATTGAGTTTTTCTTGATTTTCTTTGGTAAAAACCAAAACCTTATTTAAAAAAGAATCATCAAAACTTCGTGAATAAGGATATATATGATCAACCTCTAAAGCTTTTTCATCTCTTAAGTGTTCTATGGATATTTTTTTACCACTATAAATACAAAATTCTTTTTGTTCTTTCCAAAGTTTTAATTTTAAGATATTTTTAGCATTTGCCTTAAGCCCAAAATTTTCACACTCATTTAAAGCCCAAATATTATTCTCATAGTTTTCTTTTTGCTCTTTTTCGATCTTAGTCCTAAGCTTTTTACTCAGCCCTATATCTCTTGCTAATTCTATATGAATTTTATGCATTTTTCCATATTTTTTAAGCAAAGCATTTAAAACTTTTCTATACTCGCTTATAGCACGATTTACGATAGGATTGGTAAGCTCTTGTGCAAAAATACTATCGCAAAAGGCAGGTAAAAAATCGAATTTTTGATTGTTTGATTTTGTTTTCAAATTTAAAAGCTTGCAAGCCTCATCGTATCTTTTTCCCTCTTTCATCAAAGGCAAGATTAGATTAAGTGCTTTAAAACTAAGATTTATATGATCATTGAAATCAATTTCTATTAAATTCTTGATTTGCTCGTTATTTAAACTATACTTTTCTAAAGTAATTTTTAATTTCTCATTATCTTTAATTAGAGTGATATAAGTCGCTATTTGATCTAGTTCTTCCCTAGTTAAGGAATGCTCTCCTAGGGCTTTTTTAAATTCGACTAATTTTCTAAATTCGATCAGCTTTGCACTTTCTGCATTGTCTTTATCATACTTTAGACTTTTAAATTTCATACTTTCATGAAGTTTAATGTATTCTCTAAATTTTTTATAAGTGATACTTCCTTTATCTAAGATATGATTTAAAATTTCATTGATAATCTGACTCGATACAAGCTCTCCACTCTCTTTCTCTAAGCTTTTTAGCTCATTGATAATCTTGGTTAACGCTACGAATTCCCAAGCACTATATGAATTTTTACAAGCTCTTTTTTCATCTTCAAAAAAAGTGCAAGCTCCTACTAAATATGAAAAATCTTTCAAAGATCTTTGAAAAAATGCAACTTTTAGAATTTCCTTTATAAAATTATCATTATAAGAATATCCCCATTCTTTTTGTTTTTCTAAAATCAGTTTTAATTCTTTTTCTAAATCACTTGCTAGAACGCAATTTTCATAACTGCCTTTTTTATTGCGTATATTTATAAAATCTTTTGTATTTTCTTTATATTTTTGGAAAAATTCTTTATAAAAATACTCTCCTACACTTTGATATTTTTCTAATTTTAAAGCATTTGTTTTTAAAGCGCTTAAAATTTTACCCTTTTCATTGTCACTTGATTTTTTTTCATTTTTATTCATATAGCCACGATGTTTTGCTATGTGTAAAATCACCCTTGCTAAATCTTTGGGTTCTATTTTTTCATTAAGTGCTTTATACCTTAGCTCATAAGGACTTACAAGCCTTCCTTCATAAGCTTTAGGCAATTCTCCATCGTTTGCTATATAATCTTGATAATTTAATTTCAATTCTTTTGAAATAATATGCTTTAAAGCAATCAGTCTTGATCTTCTTCTTCCTAGTCGTCTTCTATTGCTTCTTGCATTGCGTCTAGGTAAAGCTAAAGATTCTTTTGTTTTAGGATCTTCAGCCTTAGTAAATAATCTCACACCACAATCTTGCAATTGATTGTCTTTAACAAAAGCCCAACCTATAGAGTTAATCCCTATATCAAAACCTAAAATTTTCATTCGTTCTCACTTTTATATAGTATTTATGATTGATTTTAAATAACATTGCTTTCATATCAAAGCACCTCTAACAATTTAACCCTACTCCTGAAATTCAACACTCTCAAATCTTGGTTTATCCACAAAGCAAGATTTTTCTTTTAAAAATAAAACCTCGACAACTCCTACAGGGCCATTTCTATTTTTGCCGACTAAAATTTCAGCATTTTCTTGCATAGGATTAGGAATGAAATTTCTTTGATAAGGTTTGCCTTCGGCTTTAGCCTTGTTTTCACGTTCTTTTTCATCCTGCTCCCTATAAACCTCATCACGATACACAAATAAAATCGTATCCGCATCCTGCTCTATAGCCCCACTTTCACGCAAATCACTCATCATAGGACGCTTGTTTGCACGCTGTTCTAAAGAACGATTGAGCTGCGAAAGTGCGATGATAGGCATATCAAGCTCCCTTGCTAAAAGCTTAAGCCCTCTTGAAATTTCGCTGACTTGTAAATGTCTATCATTAAAATTAGAATTACTCATCATAAGCCCTATATAATCGATCACGCAAAGCCCTATACTTTCTTCTTGAGCCTTTAAACGCCTTAAAATCGCTCTTACATCTGTGATAGTCGCATAACCACTATCATAGATAAATAATTTCTTTTTAGAATAATAATTGCAAGCATCGCCAATGCGTTCCCATTCATTATCATTTAAATCCGCAGTCAAGATTTTTTGCAAAGGAATGGAAGTTTTTGCCGAAAGCATTCTTTGCATGATTTGAGCAGCAGGCATTTCAAGCGAAAACATCACCACTCCCTTATCCTGTCTTAAAACCTTTTCTATAAAATTCAAGCACAAAGTTGTTTTTCCCATACCTGGGCGCGCTGCGATGATGATAAGCTCCCCGCCTTTAAAACCCTTAGTCATAGTATTTAGATCTTCAAATCCTGTATCAAGTCCTATCACGGATTTGTTTTCAAGGCTTTTTTGTTTTTTAAATTCTTCCAAAAGCTCGCTTAAGACTATTTCTATATCTTTGATATCGTTGGTGTTTACACGATTGGTAATGTTAAAAATTTCCTTGCCGATTTCATCAGAAATTTCACTGACTGCGCGATTATCATTGATCCTTGTTGGCAAAAGATGGGCAAAACTTAAAAGCTGTCTTTTAATCGACTTTTCGCGAAGTTCATTGACATAAGCGGGAAGATCTATTATCGAAGGAGTTGCGATAATCTCTGTTAAAATTTGCTCATCTATTTTTTTATGCTTTTTTAAAAAGCTAATCGATATAGGCTCTCCAGCATTCACACAAGCAATAATAGCTTTAAAAACATCCTGATGAGCTTTAAGACTAAAATCTTTAGGTTCTATATCTCCTGCTATGCTAGAATAAGCGTCCTCGCTCATAATACAACTACTTAAAATTGCGCGTTCTAAATCCAAATCAAAATGCTCTTGCTGCACCTATTTTCCTTTTTTGAGTAAAATTTATTGAAAGATTTTATCTAAAAGAATCTAAAAATTCACATAAGCTTTTTATAAAAAATTAAAGTAATATTAGTTACAATAAAATTATAATTTTAATCAAAAACTATCAAGGAGTTTATCTTGAAAAAAACCTTATTTTCTTTTGCTTTGGCCTCTTTATTTGTAAGTCAAGCTTCATCCATAGAATTTCAAAGTGGTCTTAGCGGAAATTTAAGCTTAGGGATAGGAGTAAGAGATGTTAAAAGCAATATCTCACCTCTAGCAAATAGCAACTATCTAGGTGGGTATAACGCTAAAAATTCCGATACTGCTGCCATACCTTTTATAGGTCTTGAGCTTTATTATGGCAATTTAATCGATAATGATAGAGTATTTCTTAAAAACTATAACGGAAGAGATTTAAGCGGTATTGCTTTGGGTTATGAAAGAGCTTATTTAGAACGCTTTAGCACTTCTTTTTCTTTCATTTCATCTTTAAGAGAAAAAGCTTATGCTAATCCTTATTTTATAGGTAATCGTGAAGAAACTGATGTGAGTAAATACGGCTTTAGAATTTCACAACTTTACGAAAGTGATTTTGGAAAATTCAATGCTTCTTATGTTTTTGCAAAAAACAAACTAGATAAAGAAAGTATAGAATTTGATTCTCTTAAACGAGAGGGAAATTATCATGAGTTAGAATTAAGCTATAATTATTCTTTATTAAACTTAGGCTTAATCTATGATTATAATGACGCTGATGGAAAGGCTCAAAGCTACTCAAGATATGGCTTTAAAATAGGCACACATCTAGTTTTTGCAAGAAATTATATCCTAACTCCAAGCCTAAGCTTAAATCAATACAAAGCAGATGGCACAGATCCTATTTTTAACCAAAAACAAGATGGTAGTATCACAAAATTTAATCTCAAGCTCGTAAAAAATCAATTCTTAGGCTATGACTCACTTTATGGCTTTGTAAATTATGGCCTAGAAAAAAGAAATAGTGATATAGATTTTTACGATGAAACATACCACATCTTGCTTACAGGTGTAGGATATAAATTCTAAAATCAATCCAAAGAAACTATCATCATAAAAACGATAGTTTCTTAAAGACTTTTCTAACAAAAATACAAGCCAAAATCAAAACACAAAGTTCAGCAAAAAAGGGACTAAGCCACACTCCTTTTAAACCCATGATAGAAGATAAAATCAAAAGAAAACACAAAGGAATAAAAAGATTTTGACTCAAGCTTAAAATCAAAGAAAAACTCGCTTTATTGCTCGCTGTTAAAAAAGAACCACTTAAAACATTAAACCACGCAAAAAGATAATTAAAAGAAAACAACATCAAAGCCATATAAGCAAAAATGATAAATTCTTGATCACCTTCTTGAGTAAACAATCCTACCAAATCCTTACCGCAAACAAATATCATCACGATAGACAGCAAAGACAAAATCGCACCCGCAAAAAACATTACCTTTAAAATATCTTTAATCCTTGAAAAATCCTTTTTAGCATAATTATAACTTAATGCAGGCTGCATCGCATCACCCATAGCGATAATAAGCATAATGATAAAATTATCAATATACGAAACGATAGAAAAAGCAGCAACCGCTTGAGTGCCTGAAATTTTTAATAAAACTAAATTGGCAAATATGCCATATAAAGAACCTGAGATATTGCCAAAAAATTCACTGCTTCCGTTATAAACTATGTTTTTAAAAATCTTCATATTCATATACAAACTTGAGAATTTAAGCTCTAAATTTTGAAATAAAAAAGGGAAAATTCCAAAAATACCGCCTAGCATAAGTCCCAAACAAGTCGCAAGAGCTGCTGAAAACAAGCCCCAACCTAACACAACGATGAAAATATAATCA
The window above is part of the Campylobacter coli genome. Proteins encoded here:
- a CDS encoding fibronectin type III domain-containing protein; amino-acid sequence: MKKFHLSLCLGALTLLFSACSVSQLSNIGSKKELLVNESLPKIDNLKSLSDISNIAFEWDPLYDDNIKGFYLYRSNDANPEFKLVGTIKDKFQTHYVDAKLEPNTKYYYMMRSFNNQGHISEDGKVVEVKTMPRLEAIAFAQAITNLPSRIKLIWRPHSDPRVASYIIERAKADGQEFKKIAEVKNRLNAEFIDEDLKPEESFNYRIIAVGFDGVQSEPSSVLNSTSKALPPQVEHLNASLDGANKIVLTWDAPKYKDFSYYKVYSTSSSLLPYTLLAKTEQNSYEDIVEGAAKSRYYKVTMVDIDGLESSMPKNGVEGKTLGSPSSPSVILAQSTSDGIELEWVDNDSRAVEYEVRRYGGGQNAIFKGIKEKRLKDIKALPGVEYSYEVIAIDSVGLRSEPSKRVKAGQ
- a CDS encoding RluA family pseudouridine synthase, which produces MQTFLVDESSRLDTFLAKNLQQSRNQIALMIEKNCVWVNDKIQNKNSFKLKVGDRLVLNLPLVEEVKPKFDIDFDIEILYEDEDLLVLNKPSNLVVHGAKSVKSATLVDWLIEKQYTLSTLGGEVRAGLVHRLDKETSGAILIAKNNFTHQKLSEQLSDKTMGRIYLALIDLPLKEDKIIIDKALIRSSANAIKKIVTNSFVKGSKEAKSAFANLAKSEDVSLIAAKLFTGRTHQIRAHLASINRHILGDELYGYRGKYECRIMLHAYFLYFIHPRNGEKIFIQAPLMDDFKQILEKKFILGELNEKISLESLLGCFDSFI
- a CDS encoding FtsW/RodA/SpoVE family cell cycle protein, which gives rise to MFIPDRRILTHFDYMQPILFIPIILISFFLIFEANAFLAEKQFVYACVGIAAFSVFFLLPIRKLMWLIPIAYWVNILLLLSTDLFGVEKLGAKRWLEIPFTHFTIQPSEIFKPSFILMLAYLIYQDPPPKNGYKLKQFLKLSFFIILPFLLIAQEPDLGSAMVLLIVGFGVLFIMGVHYKIWLSIIIAIGISSPIIYTHFLKPYQKQRIHDFISEKPSYQVAQSMIAIGNGGLIGKSQDEATQTHFNFLPISTSDFIFAYLIERFGFLGGFVLILLYTLLIFHLLSLNQKLKEDYFARVAINCVALFIFIYAAVNISMTIGFAPVVGIPLPFFSYGGSSFTIFMIFFGILQHLITFRYFWIDSKNKIK
- a CDS encoding EexN family lipoprotein gives rise to the protein MKHFIFSGLIGLGALAFLAGCSDEAKTSDYYKAHLDEAKARVAECKKMEKMNETQQRDCSNAKWAVETEDTGYIEKTWGKSNPDALKWK
- the cas2 gene encoding CRISPR-associated endonuclease Cas2, which produces MRVLLMFDIPTKSKKEQKSANKFRVSLVKLGFFMMQFSVYVKICKGMTSAKTAIKSVERILPPCGNIRVLTITEKQFDNMQILLGGVTFNEKMNDDKNLVLFEYDEKTQDFKYSNDKIYKENKTKSNKIRQASLFEF
- the cas1 gene encoding type II CRISPR-associated endonuclease Cas1, with translation MAYDEAFKSILISNQAKLSLEFNHLVIKQDDKEAKFFLKDINFIILESLQASITSSLLSALAKYKIILLTCDESHHINGIFSPFLGHFISAKVAKKQIKVTLQRKAILWQKIIKNKISNQAHILKITHHIKEAKELLALAKNVSLNDAKNLEATAAALYFKTLFGSNFTRNEICFVNSALNYGYAVIRSLIVRAVCISGLLPWQGIKHDNIYNDFNLCDDLIEVFRPLVDLCVFDLKDIKESEFLDKEAKQRLIGILQEEIIIENKAYPLNRAINFYIQNFKNALLENDELMMVNLYDRR